One segment of Streptomyces sp. XD-27 DNA contains the following:
- a CDS encoding MoxR family ATPase, producing the protein MSTQQGWRLFHGDGRRREVAMPPAPPWRRFGDQPEDRSGERSDAVRRPTQPYLIAPHHADVVNAALHLRRPLLVTGAPGTGKSSLAQAVAQELGLGKVLHWPINSRSTVQDALYRYDAIGRLRETTLSRDRDEAEPSIGTFVRLGPLGTALVPGYEPRVLLVDELDKGDVDLPNDLLTVFEEGEFEIPELARLPEEQAEVAVLTERPGEQATVERGRLRCREFPVVVITSNGERDFPPAFLRRCVRLELPTPDEERLRAIVTAHLGPAALVEVDDLLDAFLRRRATRELATDQLLNAVFLRAGGADLSADGLLDAVLHQLGGAV; encoded by the coding sequence ATGAGTACGCAGCAGGGGTGGCGGCTGTTCCACGGGGACGGCCGGCGGCGCGAGGTGGCGATGCCGCCCGCCCCGCCCTGGCGGCGGTTCGGAGACCAGCCGGAGGACCGGTCCGGGGAGCGGTCCGACGCGGTCCGGCGGCCGACGCAGCCGTATCTCATCGCGCCGCACCACGCCGACGTGGTCAACGCCGCCCTGCATCTGCGGCGCCCGCTGCTGGTCACCGGCGCCCCGGGCACCGGCAAGTCGTCGCTGGCGCAGGCGGTCGCCCAGGAGTTGGGGCTGGGCAAGGTGCTGCACTGGCCGATCAACAGCCGCTCCACGGTGCAGGACGCGCTGTACCGCTACGACGCGATCGGCCGGCTGCGCGAGACGACCCTCAGCCGGGACCGCGACGAGGCCGAGCCGTCGATCGGCACCTTCGTCCGGCTCGGCCCGCTGGGCACCGCGCTGGTGCCCGGCTACGAGCCACGGGTGCTGCTGGTGGACGAGCTCGACAAGGGGGACGTGGACCTGCCCAACGACCTGCTGACGGTCTTCGAGGAGGGCGAGTTCGAGATCCCCGAGCTGGCGCGGCTGCCCGAGGAGCAGGCGGAGGTCGCGGTCCTCACCGAGCGGCCCGGCGAGCAGGCCACGGTGGAGCGGGGGCGGCTGCGCTGCCGGGAGTTCCCGGTGGTGGTGATCACCAGCAACGGCGAGCGGGACTTCCCTCCCGCCTTCCTGCGCCGCTGCGTCCGCCTGGAGCTGCCCACCCCGGACGAGGAGCGGCTGCGCGCGATCGTCACCGCCCATCTGGGGCCGGCGGCGCTGGTCGAGGTGGACGATCTGCTGGACGCCTTCCTGCGCCGCCGCGCGACCCGCGAACTGGCCACGGACCAGCTGCTGAACGCGGTGTTCCTGCGCGCGGGCGGAGCGGACCTGTCGGCTGACGGCCTGCTGGACGCGGTGCTGCACCAGCTCGGCGGGGCGGTGTAG
- a CDS encoding trypsin-like peptidase domain-containing protein: MSVLSDLDGKPVGSAVLLPEQHLLTCAHVVNGAFGKDEFAAEDPGPVRLRVRVHGPDDTVERVARLTTWIAPRLGGGGVGAYEWQGDLAVLLLDEALPEAIQPPRWHPMAERQVVRAWHGTGERGWFADAEVTECNGRFGYVDGLRDKLPVERGFSGGPLWSRRDRAVVGLVTAKLEARGGLHRAWCVPWQRVRAELAATGAARLTAPYDDGLRDRTEYTDLVALLDGLRFSGGAEGWARWARSVARECGLDHPEGGGPSAEEFAHLLLTRERALPALTGLVRRGADPAAADALLDIGRRAGLRRLLSPREHRELVGLLGGLPASGAARIPTAVRAALLAPVPAGLLADGGRVEELTGYLEQLPGDSMPSPGGAGPVPALLRAAEFIAAGCCPPGAADGTGHRAGDGTADGDGTADGTGGPRAELRRWNERVAERLGVHTAALRERRRDAADWERRARHPVPRVLAALDSCGPAADRYRLRLWCDDGTGPRRVSEDENRPRTATEAAREILGAVGSLRRPQPRGPLPVVELIVDRDALEVPFDDWDGDPQGVLPRILGVEYPAVVNCPELRERAGADLLADWRERWRRLHEEEPLRVDGGCGDTRAVYGLLMERRFAARVDIDVPAAARSGIVQVCLSAGVPVVLWDRGGAPGSPAVRYAERVPAHGLAEAVRVYRSKTLQRPADYPGRPVLAWADADRPLPALELADPADEAASAPSGSYGSYGSAELFDDAGGAAFAPAPSADELLSDPSDTEVLR; encoded by the coding sequence GTGTCCGTGCTCAGCGACCTCGACGGCAAGCCGGTCGGCTCGGCCGTCCTGCTGCCCGAGCAGCACCTTCTCACCTGCGCACACGTCGTCAACGGCGCCTTCGGCAAGGACGAGTTCGCCGCGGAGGACCCCGGACCGGTGCGTTTACGGGTCCGCGTCCACGGCCCGGACGACACCGTGGAGCGCGTGGCCCGGCTGACGACGTGGATAGCACCGCGCCTCGGCGGTGGGGGCGTCGGGGCGTACGAGTGGCAGGGCGATCTCGCGGTGCTGCTGCTCGACGAAGCGCTGCCGGAGGCCATCCAGCCGCCCCGCTGGCACCCGATGGCGGAGCGGCAGGTGGTGCGGGCGTGGCACGGTACGGGTGAGCGCGGCTGGTTCGCGGATGCCGAAGTGACCGAGTGCAACGGCCGGTTCGGCTACGTCGACGGGCTGCGGGACAAGCTGCCGGTGGAGCGCGGGTTCAGTGGCGGCCCGCTGTGGTCGCGCCGGGACCGGGCGGTGGTCGGGCTGGTCACGGCCAAGCTGGAGGCGCGCGGCGGGCTGCACCGCGCCTGGTGCGTCCCGTGGCAGCGCGTCCGCGCCGAGCTGGCGGCGACCGGGGCGGCGCGGCTGACGGCACCGTACGACGACGGTCTGCGGGACCGGACCGAGTACACCGACCTCGTGGCACTCCTCGACGGCCTGCGGTTCTCCGGGGGCGCCGAGGGATGGGCGCGCTGGGCCCGGTCCGTGGCGCGCGAGTGCGGACTCGACCACCCGGAGGGCGGGGGCCCGTCCGCCGAGGAGTTCGCCCACCTGCTGCTGACCCGGGAGCGGGCGCTGCCCGCCCTGACGGGCCTGGTGCGCCGCGGCGCGGACCCGGCCGCCGCCGACGCGCTGCTCGACATCGGCCGCAGGGCGGGGCTGCGGCGGCTGCTGTCGCCCCGCGAGCACCGCGAGTTGGTGGGCCTGCTGGGCGGGCTGCCGGCTTCCGGCGCGGCCCGCATCCCGACGGCCGTACGGGCGGCGCTGCTCGCCCCGGTGCCCGCCGGGCTGCTGGCCGACGGCGGACGCGTCGAGGAGCTGACGGGGTATCTGGAGCAGCTGCCCGGCGACAGCATGCCGTCCCCGGGAGGCGCCGGTCCGGTGCCCGCGCTGCTGCGCGCGGCCGAGTTCATCGCCGCCGGGTGCTGCCCGCCCGGGGCGGCCGACGGGACGGGCCACAGGGCGGGTGACGGAACGGCCGACGGCGACGGAACGGCCGACGGGACGGGCGGCCCGCGCGCGGAGCTGCGGCGCTGGAACGAGCGGGTCGCGGAGCGGCTGGGAGTGCACACGGCGGCGCTGCGGGAACGCCGCAGGGACGCCGCCGACTGGGAGCGGCGCGCACGGCACCCGGTGCCCAGGGTGCTGGCGGCGCTGGACTCCTGCGGCCCGGCCGCCGACCGCTACCGGCTGCGCCTGTGGTGCGACGACGGCACCGGGCCGCGCCGGGTCTCGGAGGACGAGAACCGGCCCCGGACGGCCACGGAAGCGGCCCGGGAGATACTCGGCGCGGTGGGCTCGCTGCGCCGCCCGCAGCCGCGGGGGCCGCTGCCGGTGGTGGAACTCATCGTGGACCGGGACGCGTTGGAGGTCCCGTTCGACGACTGGGACGGCGATCCGCAGGGCGTGCTGCCGCGGATCCTCGGGGTGGAGTACCCGGCCGTGGTCAACTGCCCCGAGCTGCGGGAGCGGGCCGGTGCGGATCTGCTGGCGGACTGGCGTGAGCGGTGGCGGCGGCTGCACGAGGAGGAGCCGCTGCGCGTCGACGGCGGCTGCGGTGACACGCGGGCGGTGTACGGGCTGCTGATGGAGCGGCGGTTCGCGGCGCGGGTCGACATCGACGTGCCGGCGGCGGCCCGTTCCGGCATCGTGCAGGTGTGCCTGTCGGCGGGGGTGCCCGTGGTGCTGTGGGACCGCGGCGGCGCGCCGGGCTCCCCCGCCGTGCGGTACGCGGAGCGGGTGCCCGCGCACGGACTCGCGGAGGCGGTCCGGGTCTACCGCAGCAAGACCTTGCAGCGCCCGGCCGACTATCCCGGCCGTCCGGTCCTGGCCTGGGCGGACGCGGACCGGCCGCTGCCCGCGCTGGAGCTGGCGGACCCGGCGGACGAGGCCGCTTCGGCGCCGTCCGGCTCGTACGGGTCGTACGGGTCGGCGGAGCTGTTCGACGACGCGGGTGGCGCCGCGTTCGCCCCCGCGCCGTCGGCCGATGAGTTGCTGTCCGATCCGTCCGACACGGAGGTTCTTCGATGA
- a CDS encoding CU044_2847 family protein yields the protein MACVTDYTELSLSDGTSVRLEVVPAPPPDGGFGGVSPVGRGPSSAALRAAEAARTVLRPLGPLLQEVHDAVSSGAVPPDEISVQFGVQVGQDLKLGIVGANGQASLTISATWRMGPDRTGPADRAGAGAVPGTGTSAGTGGSMGAAPGAGRTD from the coding sequence ATGGCGTGCGTGACCGACTACACCGAGCTGTCGCTGTCCGACGGCACCTCCGTACGGCTGGAAGTGGTCCCGGCGCCGCCGCCTGACGGCGGGTTCGGGGGCGTGTCCCCGGTGGGCCGTGGACCGTCGTCCGCCGCGCTGCGGGCCGCCGAGGCGGCGCGTACGGTGCTGCGTCCGCTCGGTCCGCTGCTGCAGGAGGTGCACGACGCGGTGTCGTCCGGCGCCGTGCCGCCCGACGAGATCAGCGTGCAGTTCGGGGTGCAGGTGGGCCAGGATCTGAAGCTGGGGATCGTCGGCGCCAACGGGCAGGCCAGCCTGACGATTTCGGCGACCTGGCGCATGGGACCGGACCGTACCGGACCGGCCGACCGCGCGGGCGCAGGCGCCGTGCCGGGCACGGGCACGAGCGCGGGCACAGGCGGCAGCATGGGCGCCGCGCCGGGCGCGGGCCGAACGGACTGA
- a CDS encoding AlkA N-terminal domain-containing protein — protein sequence MHTDHDRCVRAVQSKDARFDGWFFTAVLTTRIYCRPSCPVVPPKVENMTFYPSAAAAQQAGFRACKRCRPDAAPGSPHWNQRADAVARAMRLIADGVVDRDGVPGLAARLGYSTRQIERQLRAELGAGPLALARAQRAQTARLLVETTALPMADIAFAAGFASIRAFNETVREVFALSPTELRGRARGGRGTGPGAPGVLALRLPFRAPLCPDNLFGHLAATAVPGVEEWRDGAYRRTLRLSYGHGVAALRPRPDHIECRLSLTDLRDLAGAISRCRRLLDLDADPEAVDAALAADPGLSPLVHKAPGRRVPRTVDADEFAVRAVLGQQVSTAAARTLAGRLATAHGEPVDDPEGGLTHLFPAVEALAGLDPAALAMPAARRATLTRLIGALATGELALDIGGDRDEARRRLAALPGIGPWTVEIVAMRALGDPDAFPATDLGVRRAARELGLPATPAALIRHSAAWRPWRAYAVQYLWATDDHPINHLPTD from the coding sequence ATGCACACCGACCACGACCGGTGCGTACGCGCCGTGCAGTCCAAGGACGCCCGCTTCGACGGCTGGTTCTTCACCGCCGTCCTCACCACCCGCATCTACTGCCGTCCCAGCTGCCCGGTCGTCCCGCCCAAGGTCGAGAACATGACCTTCTACCCGAGCGCGGCCGCCGCCCAGCAGGCCGGATTCCGGGCCTGCAAGCGCTGCCGGCCCGACGCCGCGCCCGGCTCCCCGCACTGGAACCAGCGCGCCGACGCCGTCGCCCGCGCCATGCGGCTCATCGCCGACGGCGTCGTGGACCGCGACGGCGTCCCCGGGCTCGCCGCCCGACTCGGCTACAGCACCCGCCAGATCGAACGGCAGCTGCGCGCCGAACTCGGCGCCGGGCCGCTCGCGCTCGCCCGCGCCCAGCGCGCCCAGACCGCCCGGCTCCTGGTCGAGACCACCGCCCTGCCCATGGCGGACATCGCCTTCGCCGCCGGGTTCGCCAGCATCCGCGCGTTCAACGAGACCGTACGGGAGGTGTTCGCGCTCTCCCCGACCGAGCTGCGCGGGCGTGCCCGCGGCGGGCGCGGCACCGGGCCCGGCGCCCCCGGCGTGCTCGCCCTGCGGCTGCCGTTCCGCGCGCCGCTGTGCCCGGACAACCTCTTCGGCCACCTCGCCGCCACCGCCGTCCCCGGCGTGGAGGAATGGCGCGACGGCGCGTACCGGCGCACCCTGCGGCTGTCGTACGGGCACGGCGTGGCCGCCCTGCGGCCGCGCCCCGACCACATCGAGTGCCGACTGTCCCTCACCGACCTGCGGGATCTCGCCGGGGCCATCAGCCGCTGCCGCCGGCTGCTCGACCTCGACGCCGACCCCGAGGCAGTCGACGCCGCGCTCGCCGCCGACCCCGGACTCAGCCCCCTGGTCCACAAGGCGCCGGGGCGGCGGGTGCCGCGCACCGTGGACGCCGACGAGTTCGCCGTACGCGCCGTCCTGGGCCAGCAGGTCTCCACGGCCGCCGCCCGCACCCTCGCCGGACGCCTGGCCACCGCGCACGGCGAACCGGTCGACGACCCCGAGGGCGGCCTGACCCACCTCTTCCCGGCGGTGGAGGCGCTGGCCGGACTCGACCCGGCCGCCCTCGCCATGCCCGCCGCCCGGCGCGCCACCCTCACCCGCCTGATCGGCGCACTCGCCACCGGGGAACTCGCCCTCGACATCGGCGGCGACCGCGACGAGGCGCGCCGGCGACTGGCCGCCCTGCCCGGCATCGGGCCCTGGACCGTGGAGATCGTCGCGATGCGGGCGCTCGGCGACCCCGACGCCTTCCCCGCCACCGACCTCGGCGTACGCCGCGCCGCACGGGAACTGGGCCTGCCCGCCACCCCGGCGGCGCTGATCCGGCACTCGGCCGCCTGGCGGCCCTGGCGCGCCTACGCCGTGCAGTACCTGTGGGCCACCGACGACCACCCGATCAACCACCTGCC